A window of Pseudomonadales bacterium contains these coding sequences:
- a CDS encoding septal ring lytic transglycosylase RlpA family protein, with protein MQQNKAIQLISLLIFSTLLVACGSQPRIPPPPGTSRIDIPVTAPAAPPASAEPYSPRGNRSPYQVFGQTYYVLPTAQGYQAEGTASWYGEQFHGLQTSNGEIYNMYALTAAHKSLPIPCYARITHLGNGRQVVVRVNDRGPFHDDRLIDLSYGAALQLGFADVGLAQVRIEVINASATPLSPTAAVVASTPKPTRVSAENGVPAVIKRKPPGSTTAARSAAEAGAGLYLQAGAFSRREAAAAMVERLTDVVKHPISISTADTAKRESLFRVRIGPIASQDEAQQIQSLISKHGIASSFAFRQ; from the coding sequence GTGCAGCAGAACAAAGCCATTCAACTGATCAGCCTGCTGATTTTCTCCACACTGCTGGTTGCCTGCGGCTCCCAGCCGAGAATTCCGCCCCCGCCGGGCACCAGCCGCATCGATATTCCGGTCACCGCACCTGCGGCTCCACCTGCCAGCGCGGAACCCTACAGCCCCCGTGGCAACCGCTCACCCTATCAGGTGTTCGGCCAGACCTACTATGTGCTGCCGACCGCCCAAGGCTATCAGGCCGAAGGGACTGCCTCCTGGTATGGCGAGCAGTTCCATGGTTTGCAGACATCGAATGGCGAAATCTACAACATGTACGCCCTGACCGCGGCGCACAAGAGCCTGCCGATTCCCTGCTATGCGCGCATCACCCATCTGGGCAATGGCCGTCAGGTGGTGGTGCGCGTCAATGACCGCGGCCCCTTCCATGATGACCGGCTGATCGACCTCTCCTACGGTGCGGCGCTCCAGCTCGGTTTTGCCGATGTGGGCTTGGCCCAGGTGCGCATCGAGGTGATCAACGCATCGGCGACACCGTTGAGTCCCACTGCAGCGGTCGTCGCATCGACACCGAAGCCCACCAGGGTTTCGGCGGAGAATGGAGTGCCTGCGGTCATCAAGCGCAAACCACCGGGATCGACGACCGCCGCGCGGTCTGCTGCCGAAGCTGGAGCGGGTCTCTACCTGCAGGCCGGCGCCTTCTCCAGGCGCGAAGCCGCCGCCGCGATGGTGGAGCGGTTGACGGATGTGGTGAAGCACCCGATCAGCATCAGCACGGCTGACACTGCCAAGCGGGAATCGCTGTTCCGGGTGCGCATTGGTCCGATTGCGTCACAGGATGAAGCGCAGCAGATACAGAGCCTGATCAGCAAGCATGGCATTGCCTCGAGTTTTGCCTTCCGGCAGTGA
- the mrdA gene encoding penicillin-binding protein 2, producing MSPNPVFKDHEQERRLVQRRLLWSVLLLLLCMTLLLGRIYTLQVVKHEEFHTLSDKNRIRLQPIPPTRGLIYDRNQQLLAHNKASFNLTLVKESIADLPQTLDRLTTLLKLTDEELNRFRKRLERSRSFDLVPLRDNLTEEEIAILALERHRLPGVEVSAQLVRHYPFGPLFAHPLGYVARINESELKEVDPVNYSGTEYIGKGGVERQNEALLHGQVGYQNVEIDARGRVIRVLNSTAAQNGADLTLYLDSHIQQVAEEALTGWRGAAVAIEISSGGVLAMVSTPSYDPNLFVTGIDARRYGELQKSTDLPLLNRAVRGRYPPGSTVKPFVALAGLQHQVINFDSTVADPGWYQLPGNEHRYRDWKKWGHGYRVGLRQAIVESCDTFFYDLAYRLNIDRLSDTLGRFGFGALSGAEFPGELPGILPSRAWKQARYRANWFPGETVITGIGQGYMTVTPLQLAAATATLANRGVMVRPRLVKSISPVDSAALLPSAPPPIQLAQRGYWDFVIGAMEGVVHDPTGTAKRIAVDAPYRIAGKSGTAQVVGIAQDEEYDAGKISKKNWDHALFIAFAPAEAPRIAVAVVVENGGSGSGTAAPIARRILDAYLLPRQP from the coding sequence ATGTCGCCCAATCCGGTTTTCAAGGACCATGAGCAGGAGCGTCGGTTGGTGCAGCGCCGCCTGCTCTGGAGCGTGCTGCTGCTGCTGCTGTGCATGACACTTCTGCTGGGACGAATCTACACCCTGCAGGTGGTGAAGCATGAAGAGTTTCACACGCTGTCGGACAAGAACCGCATTCGCCTGCAACCGATTCCGCCGACCCGTGGCCTGATCTACGACCGCAATCAGCAGTTGCTGGCGCACAACAAGGCAAGCTTCAACCTGACGCTGGTCAAGGAGTCGATTGCAGACCTGCCGCAGACGCTCGATCGGCTCACCACCTTGCTGAAACTGACCGATGAGGAGCTGAACCGGTTCAGGAAACGGCTCGAACGCAGCCGCTCGTTCGATCTGGTTCCGCTGCGCGACAACCTGACCGAAGAGGAGATCGCCATTCTGGCGCTGGAGCGGCATCGCCTGCCGGGGGTCGAGGTGAGTGCGCAACTGGTGCGCCACTATCCGTTTGGGCCGCTGTTTGCCCATCCGCTCGGATATGTGGCCCGCATCAACGAGAGTGAGCTGAAGGAGGTCGATCCGGTCAATTACAGTGGCACCGAGTACATCGGCAAGGGAGGGGTCGAGCGGCAGAATGAAGCATTGCTGCATGGTCAGGTCGGCTATCAGAATGTCGAGATCGATGCCCGCGGCCGGGTGATCCGGGTGCTGAACAGCACCGCGGCGCAAAATGGGGCTGATCTCACCCTCTACCTCGACAGCCACATTCAGCAGGTGGCGGAAGAGGCGTTGACCGGTTGGCGTGGTGCGGCGGTCGCCATCGAAATCAGCAGTGGTGGCGTGCTGGCAATGGTGAGCACGCCCAGCTATGACCCCAACCTCTTCGTGACCGGCATCGATGCCCGGCGTTATGGCGAATTGCAGAAATCCACCGATCTGCCGCTGCTCAACCGCGCCGTACGCGGACGCTATCCGCCCGGTTCGACGGTCAAGCCGTTCGTGGCGCTGGCCGGCTTGCAGCATCAGGTGATCAATTTCGATTCGACGGTCGCTGATCCGGGCTGGTATCAATTGCCGGGCAACGAGCACAGATACCGCGACTGGAAAAAGTGGGGGCATGGCTACCGGGTCGGACTGCGTCAGGCGATCGTGGAGTCGTGCGACACCTTTTTTTATGATCTGGCTTATCGACTCAACATCGATCGGCTCTCCGACACGTTGGGCCGATTCGGCTTTGGCGCGCTGTCGGGGGCCGAATTTCCCGGTGAACTGCCGGGGATTCTGCCGAGCCGGGCCTGGAAACAGGCCAGATACCGGGCCAACTGGTTTCCAGGCGAGACCGTGATCACCGGCATTGGTCAGGGCTACATGACGGTGACGCCACTGCAGCTTGCCGCCGCCACTGCCACCTTGGCCAATCGCGGCGTCATGGTTCGACCACGTCTGGTCAAGTCGATCTCGCCAGTCGACAGTGCAGCGCTGCTGCCCAGCGCGCCGCCGCCGATCCAGTTGGCGCAGCGTGGCTACTGGGATTTCGTCATCGGCGCGATGGAGGGGGTGGTGCATGACCCCACTGGCACCGCCAAGCGGATCGCGGTGGACGCCCCTTACCGTATCGCCGGAAAATCGGGCACCGCCCAGGTGGTGGGCATCGCGCAGGACGAGGAGTATGACGCCGGCAAGATCTCCAAAAAGAACTGGGACCATGCTCTTTTCATCGCCTTTGCGCCAGCCGAAGCACCTCGGATCGCCGTGGCGGTGGTGGTCGAGAATGGCGGCAGCGGCAGCGGCACGGCGGCACCCATCGCCCGCCGCATTCTCGATGCCTATCTGTTGCCGAGACAACCATGA
- the rodA gene encoding rod shape-determining protein RodA, whose amino-acid sequence MSQSDFVRRLPGLGELRQGKPWLKRLHIDPLLLLPLLLLAGYGLVVLYSAGGGSLDAIERQGMSLGLAGVLMLIAAQIDVAILRRWALVIHLGGTVLLIIVLLAGDDAKGATRWIDLQVLRFQPAEIMKLAMPLAVCRYLGDHHLPPTLPTVAVSMALIAVPTLLIAKQPDLGSALLIASSGLYALFLAGIRWLWIALAGLAGVLLAPALWFLLRDYQRRRILTLIDPEADPLGSSWNIIQSKIAIGSGGLHGKGWLAGTQSHLDFLPESHTDFIFAVLAEEFGLVGVLLLFGLYLIIVARGLWIAAKAPDLFQRLLAGSITLTFSVYALVNVGMVSGVLPVVGVPLPLISQGGTALVTLMLGFGVLMSIQTRTP is encoded by the coding sequence ATGAGTCAATCTGATTTCGTTCGCCGGTTGCCCGGTCTGGGTGAGCTCAGACAGGGCAAACCCTGGCTCAAGCGGCTGCATATCGATCCGCTGCTGCTGTTGCCGCTGCTGCTGTTGGCCGGTTATGGCCTGGTCGTGCTCTACAGTGCCGGTGGCGGCAGCCTCGATGCCATCGAACGGCAGGGAATGTCGCTGGGGTTGGCAGGCGTGTTGATGCTGATCGCCGCACAGATCGACGTCGCCATCCTGCGTCGCTGGGCGCTGGTGATCCATCTGGGGGGGACGGTCCTGCTGATCATCGTGCTGCTGGCGGGTGACGATGCCAAGGGGGCGACGCGCTGGATCGATCTGCAGGTGCTGCGGTTCCAGCCGGCGGAGATCATGAAGCTGGCGATGCCGCTGGCGGTCTGTCGCTACCTTGGTGACCACCATCTGCCGCCCACTCTCCCCACCGTTGCCGTGTCGATGGCGTTGATAGCGGTGCCTACACTGTTGATCGCCAAGCAGCCCGATCTGGGTTCGGCGCTGCTGATCGCCAGTTCGGGTCTCTATGCGCTCTTTCTGGCTGGCATCCGCTGGTTGTGGATTGCGCTTGCCGGCCTTGCAGGGGTGTTGCTCGCGCCGGCCCTGTGGTTCTTGCTGAGGGACTATCAGCGTCGACGCATCCTGACGCTGATCGATCCGGAGGCCGATCCGTTGGGGTCGAGCTGGAACATCATCCAGTCGAAGATCGCCATCGGCTCGGGTGGGCTCCACGGCAAGGGTTGGCTTGCCGGTACCCAGTCGCATCTCGATTTTCTGCCGGAAAGCCACACCGACTTCATCTTTGCGGTGCTGGCCGAGGAGTTTGGTCTGGTCGGCGTGTTGCTGCTGTTTGGCCTCTATTTGATAATTGTCGCCCGTGGTCTGTGGATCGCGGCCAAGGCACCCGATCTGTTTCAGCGTCTGCTTGCCGGTTCGATCACCCTGACCTTTTCTGTCTATGCCCTGGTCAATGTCGGCATGGTGAGTGGTGTTCTTCCCGTCGTCGGCGTGCCCTTGCCGCTGATCAGCCAGGGCGGCACTGCGCTGGTCACGCTGATGCTCGGCTTTGGCGTGTTGATGTCGATACAGACCCGTACACCTTGA
- a CDS encoding CHAD domain-containing protein: MQATASIHYWIAPSTRSDEIDNPPLPNELHPGSQRARRGELKLYDSFDWRLWFGGLALYRLDGCYHLLPRSGFRLDLARPDGSGYSRPINFAEQFREPELRQPVQRILAPRALIEIASFQCRERSVQVRNGDDKGVALLHCFELSHPLPDGRQARLEGLWIAPCTGYQLELEMIEATLRAAGWQHEVRNPLELLLPAAQQPRPERTRPLTDMVGEEPADDLLRRLLLAQLRVVKEQEDGIIKQIDSEFLHDYRVALRKARSLLSLAKRVFPAAIQQRARHDFADLQRQSNQLRDLDVWLLQREHFQKMVPPRLQTGFEQLFAELQATRNQAQRRLRRLLNSSAHQLRMQQWLYDLAQPGLWEEPAEVKRSARTLIDRQILRRHRQLLKGAQRFSQLDDEEVHNLRIEVKKLRYLLEIFYDFYSQEPCDWLLTHLRKVQGRLGDYNDLQVQQTHLQHFAETLIVGEKSTGEVLLAAGAIVAGLEREKQQARKRIAEPLHRLATPNGRAQLQRLLNEQ, translated from the coding sequence ATGCAGGCCACTGCGTCGATCCATTACTGGATTGCACCATCCACCCGCAGTGACGAGATCGACAATCCACCACTGCCGAATGAGCTCCACCCTGGTTCACAGCGCGCCCGGCGCGGCGAACTCAAACTCTATGACAGCTTCGACTGGCGCCTCTGGTTCGGCGGGTTGGCGCTCTATCGTCTGGACGGGTGTTATCACCTGCTGCCGAGGAGCGGTTTCCGGCTCGACCTGGCTCGACCCGATGGCAGTGGTTATTCGCGGCCGATCAACTTCGCCGAGCAGTTCCGTGAGCCGGAGTTGAGGCAGCCAGTGCAGCGGATTCTCGCTCCGCGTGCGCTGATCGAGATCGCCTCTTTCCAGTGCCGAGAGCGGTCTGTTCAGGTCAGGAATGGTGATGACAAGGGGGTCGCCCTGCTGCACTGTTTCGAACTTTCCCATCCGTTGCCAGATGGCAGACAGGCGCGACTGGAGGGTCTCTGGATCGCACCCTGCACCGGCTATCAGCTCGAGCTGGAGATGATCGAGGCGACACTGCGGGCGGCGGGCTGGCAGCATGAAGTGCGCAATCCGCTGGAGCTTCTGCTGCCTGCCGCACAACAGCCGCGTCCGGAGCGCACCCGACCGCTGACCGACATGGTCGGCGAAGAGCCGGCGGATGACCTGCTGCGGCGTCTGCTCCTCGCCCAGTTGCGGGTGGTCAAGGAGCAGGAGGATGGCATCATCAAACAGATCGACAGCGAGTTCCTGCATGATTACCGTGTCGCGCTGCGCAAGGCCCGGTCGCTGTTGAGTCTGGCCAAACGGGTGTTTCCTGCCGCGATTCAGCAACGGGCCCGCCATGATTTTGCCGATCTGCAACGTCAGAGCAATCAGCTGCGCGATCTCGACGTCTGGCTGCTGCAACGGGAACATTTTCAGAAAATGGTGCCACCTCGTCTGCAAACCGGGTTCGAACAGCTTTTTGCCGAGCTTCAGGCGACCCGGAATCAGGCGCAGCGGCGGCTGCGACGCTTGCTGAATTCCAGTGCCCATCAACTGCGGATGCAGCAGTGGCTGTATGATCTGGCACAGCCGGGGCTCTGGGAGGAGCCTGCCGAGGTGAAGAGATCGGCGCGCACACTGATCGATCGGCAGATCCTGCGCCGCCATCGTCAGTTGCTCAAGGGTGCCCAGCGTTTCTCACAGCTGGATGACGAAGAGGTTCACAACTTGAGAATCGAAGTAAAAAAGCTGCGCTATCTACTTGAAATATTTTATGATTTCTATTCGCAGGAGCCCTGTGACTGGCTGCTCACCCACCTGCGCAAGGTGCAGGGCAGGCTCGGCGATTACAACGATCTGCAAGTACAGCAGACCCATCTGCAACACTTTGCCGAAACGCTGATCGTCGGGGAAAAATCCACCGGTGAGGTATTGCTTGCTGCCGGTGCCATCGTTGCCGGTCTCGAGCGTGAAAAACAGCAGGCGCGCAAGCGCATTGCAGAACCGCTGCACAGACTGGCGACACCCAATGGCCGGGCGCAGTTGCAGCGGTTGTTGAACGAGCAATGA
- the rsfS gene encoding ribosome silencing factor, whose translation MNVETLKERLLTVLDERKAEQIVCLDVHALTSITDWMIIATGTSSRHTKAVAEYLVQEAKNLGHQPTGVEGLQSGEWVLVDLDRIIVHIMLAETRRLYDLERLWRQTPLMPAQD comes from the coding sequence ATGAACGTTGAAACCCTGAAAGAGCGTCTGCTGACGGTGCTGGATGAGCGCAAGGCAGAGCAGATCGTCTGTCTCGATGTCCACGCGCTCACCTCGATCACCGACTGGATGATCATCGCGACCGGCACCTCGTCCCGGCACACCAAGGCGGTGGCCGAGTATCTGGTGCAGGAGGCCAAGAACCTCGGCCATCAACCCACCGGCGTCGAGGGGCTGCAATCGGGCGAGTGGGTGCTGGTCGATCTAGATCGGATCATCGTCCACATCATGCTGGCCGAAACCCGTCGTCTTTATGATCTGGAGCGGCTGTGGCGTCAGACACCGCTCATGCCAGCGCAAGATTGA
- a CDS encoding dienelactone hydrolase family protein, whose protein sequence is MATIPQLPGYAFHEQQFGDSALRFYRRGQGPGVIVMHEIPGITPQVQAFADRVADAGFTVCLPWLFGVPGAPLSGGYLFRSMLGACVRREFTAFALGKSSPIITPLRALARALHQELGGPGVGALGMCFTGGFALGMMLEPAVLAPVLSQPSLPFPITERRKGAIDIDPVSLSQVKNRLEQEQLSVLGLRFSHDPICTQARFDGLREQLGDHFEAIEIDSGPGNPHGISGKSHSVLTNDLVDEAGHPTRVALDRVLAFFGERLRATD, encoded by the coding sequence ATGGCGACCATTCCGCAGCTGCCGGGTTACGCCTTCCACGAGCAGCAGTTCGGCGACAGCGCACTGCGCTTCTACCGGCGTGGCCAAGGACCGGGGGTGATCGTGATGCACGAGATTCCTGGCATCACCCCCCAGGTTCAGGCTTTTGCCGACCGGGTGGCCGATGCCGGCTTCACCGTCTGCCTGCCCTGGCTGTTCGGAGTGCCGGGCGCGCCGCTTTCGGGCGGCTACCTGTTCCGCTCGATGCTGGGCGCCTGCGTGCGCCGCGAGTTCACCGCCTTTGCCCTCGGCAAATCGAGTCCGATCATCACGCCACTGCGGGCGCTGGCGCGGGCACTGCATCAGGAGCTGGGCGGTCCCGGGGTCGGCGCGCTCGGCATGTGCTTCACCGGCGGCTTTGCCCTGGGCATGATGCTGGAACCGGCCGTGCTGGCACCGGTGCTGAGTCAACCCTCCCTGCCCTTTCCGATCACCGAACGCCGCAAGGGCGCCATCGACATCGATCCAGTCAGCCTGAGTCAGGTCAAAAATCGACTCGAACAGGAGCAGTTGAGTGTGCTGGGGCTGCGTTTCAGCCACGATCCGATCTGCACCCAGGCCAGATTCGATGGCCTGCGCGAGCAGCTGGGTGACCATTTCGAGGCGATCGAAATCGACTCCGGCCCCGGCAACCCTCACGGCATCTCCGGCAAGTCCCACTCGGTGCTGACCAATGACCTGGTCGATGAGGCCGGCCACCCGACGCGGGTGGCGCTCGATCGGGTGCTGGCGTTCTTCGGCGAACGGCTCAGAGCGACTGACTGA
- the mltB gene encoding lytic murein transglycosylase B translates to MTLLLSGHCGALWAADYLEQVEVQQFITELVEHHDFSRPELEALFSQVQRQQRVIDLISKPAEKRLEWFEYRRIFLDQERIRQGVQFWRAHAAELARAESQFGVEPPMVVAIIGIETRYGRNTGTTPVLDALTTLAFDYPPRSKFFRQELFNYLLLAREEGKDPRSIKGSYAGAMGYGQFMPSSYRNYAVDFDGDGKRDIWNNRSDAIGSVASYFNRHGWQHNAPVVMTALPSAENPALALNDTKKPTLSVAQLAAQGVRARQWVEPERKAVALRLLGDAGPEYWLAFDNFYVITRYNQSQLYAMAAHQLSEAIRQHYIAGAD, encoded by the coding sequence ATGACACTGTTGCTGTCTGGACATTGTGGTGCGCTTTGGGCAGCGGATTATCTGGAGCAGGTCGAAGTGCAGCAGTTCATCACCGAACTGGTCGAACATCACGACTTCTCTCGACCGGAGCTCGAAGCGCTGTTCAGCCAGGTGCAGCGGCAGCAGCGGGTGATCGATCTGATCTCGAAGCCGGCCGAAAAACGGCTCGAGTGGTTCGAGTATCGCCGCATCTTTCTCGATCAGGAGCGGATTCGGCAGGGCGTGCAGTTCTGGCGCGCCCATGCTGCCGAGCTGGCACGGGCCGAGAGTCAGTTCGGCGTCGAACCCCCAATGGTGGTGGCGATCATCGGCATCGAAACCCGTTATGGTCGCAACACTGGCACCACTCCGGTGCTGGATGCACTCACCACCTTGGCATTCGACTACCCACCCCGCAGCAAATTCTTCCGTCAGGAGCTGTTCAACTATCTGCTGCTGGCGCGCGAAGAGGGCAAGGATCCACGCTCGATCAAGGGCTCCTACGCGGGCGCCATGGGCTATGGCCAGTTCATGCCCAGCAGCTATCGCAACTATGCGGTCGATTTCGATGGCGATGGCAAACGCGACATCTGGAACAACCGCAGCGACGCGATCGGCAGTGTTGCCAGCTATTTCAACCGCCATGGCTGGCAGCACAATGCACCCGTGGTGATGACGGCACTGCCCAGCGCCGAGAATCCTGCCTTGGCGTTGAACGACACCAAAAAGCCGACCCTGTCGGTGGCGCAGTTGGCTGCTCAGGGAGTTCGTGCCCGTCAATGGGTCGAACCGGAGCGCAAGGCCGTGGCATTGCGGCTGCTGGGAGATGCAGGACCCGAATATTGGCTGGCTTTTGACAACTTTTACGTCATTACCCGTTACAATCAGAGCCAGTTGTATGCCATGGCTGCTCACCAGCTCAGTGAAGCAATCCGGCAGCACTACATTGCAGGAGCCGACTGA
- a CDS encoding acyl-CoA dehydrogenase family protein: protein MGYMSEERLMIQETARQFSMKEVLPVANALDPIQGDIPLELRQKMADMGYFGIRIKEEFGGLGLGCFEYCLIAEELARGWMSVASIIARSGGMMGLGNMPREKRIELTRKAARGEYLAAAALSEPNVGSDLSGVSCRAERRGDHWSITGNKYWCTFADGADYISVLARTSERDPTAPWKGLGRFIVEKPRGELPQGCQGSPIPKIGYFGWKTWELRFDDCKVPVEYQMGNEDEAFTSTASGLEIARAHTAARAIGLARGALEDALKYAQQREQFGRPIGEFQAIRFKLATMATEIEAARQLMYHVCDQIDRGGRCDQEASMAKYFATEMAERVTSEALQIFGGAGYTKLHAVERYWRDARLTKIFEGTSEIQQRIISDRLLGKPRRG from the coding sequence ATGGGTTACATGAGCGAAGAGCGGCTGATGATTCAGGAAACCGCACGGCAGTTCAGCATGAAAGAGGTGCTGCCGGTCGCCAATGCGCTTGACCCGATCCAGGGCGACATTCCACTGGAACTGCGACAGAAGATGGCCGACATGGGCTACTTCGGCATCCGCATCAAGGAGGAGTTCGGCGGCCTGGGCCTTGGCTGCTTCGAATATTGCCTGATCGCCGAAGAGCTGGCACGTGGCTGGATGAGCGTGGCCAGCATCATCGCCCGCTCCGGAGGCATGATGGGACTCGGCAACATGCCGCGTGAGAAGCGCATCGAACTGACCCGCAAGGCGGCCCGCGGCGAATATCTGGCCGCCGCCGCGCTCTCGGAACCCAATGTCGGCTCCGACCTCTCCGGCGTCTCCTGCCGTGCCGAGCGCCGTGGCGACCATTGGTCCATCACCGGCAACAAGTACTGGTGCACCTTCGCCGATGGGGCCGACTACATCAGTGTGCTGGCCCGCACCAGCGAGCGCGACCCCACGGCACCGTGGAAAGGACTGGGCCGCTTCATCGTCGAGAAGCCGCGCGGCGAGTTGCCGCAGGGCTGTCAGGGTTCGCCGATTCCCAAGATCGGCTACTTCGGCTGGAAGACCTGGGAGCTGCGCTTCGACGACTGCAAGGTGCCGGTCGAGTACCAGATGGGCAATGAGGATGAAGCCTTCACCTCGACCGCCAGCGGACTCGAAATCGCCCGCGCCCACACCGCCGCCCGGGCGATCGGCCTGGCGCGCGGCGCGCTCGAGGATGCGCTCAAGTATGCACAGCAGCGCGAGCAGTTCGGCCGGCCGATCGGCGAATTCCAGGCGATCCGCTTCAAGCTGGCCACGATGGCCACCGAGATTGAGGCGGCACGGCAGTTGATGTATCACGTCTGCGACCAGATCGACCGTGGTGGTCGCTGCGACCAGGAGGCCTCGATGGCCAAATATTTCGCCACCGAGATGGCCGAGCGGGTCACTTCGGAAGCGTTGCAGATCTTCGGCGGGGCCGGCTACACCAAGCTTCATGCGGTCGAGCGCTACTGGCGTGACGCCCGCCTGACCAAGATCTTCGAGGGTACCTCCGAGATCCAGCAGCGCATCATCTCCGACCGGCTGCTCGGCAAGCCCAGGCGGGGTTGA
- the rlmH gene encoding 23S rRNA (pseudouridine(1915)-N(3))-methyltransferase RlmH encodes MRIRLLAAGNRPPAWIKSGYEEYISRLRPYCRFELIEIPLPSRGKSLSAQQARRIEGERMLAALGERDRLIALAIEGEAWSTAQLSARLGEWERAGDPLALAIGGPDGLDDALLARAQRRWSLSALTLPHLLVRVIVTEQLYRAHALRDNHPYHR; translated from the coding sequence ATGCGCATTCGCCTGCTGGCCGCGGGCAATCGCCCGCCGGCCTGGATCAAGAGCGGCTATGAAGAGTACATCTCCCGCCTGCGCCCCTACTGTCGCTTTGAGCTGATCGAGATTCCGCTGCCATCGCGCGGCAAATCATTGTCTGCGCAGCAGGCACGCCGGATCGAAGGCGAACGGATGCTGGCGGCCCTCGGCGAGCGTGACCGGCTGATTGCACTGGCCATCGAAGGTGAAGCCTGGAGCACTGCGCAGCTGAGCGCACGCCTCGGTGAGTGGGAGCGTGCCGGCGACCCTCTGGCGCTGGCGATCGGTGGACCGGATGGGCTCGATGACGCGCTGCTCGCTCGCGCCCAGCGACGCTGGTCACTTTCTGCGCTGACGCTGCCGCACCTGCTGGTGCGGGTGATCGTCACCGAGCAGCTCTATCGCGCCCATGCGCTGCGCGACAACCATCCTTACCACCGCTGA
- a CDS encoding D-alanyl-D-alanine carboxypeptidase: MLSASTGAEQPVPTPAPVPVAVIPGPPALTASAYVMMDADSGRILAAQNENERMAPASLTKILTSYMVAEELQKGRIRETDEVNISIKAWQMGGSRMYVREGTKVPLLDLLRGVVIQSGNDASVALAEHISGSEEAFAEEMNRIAAKIGMKSSHFVNATGWPSPDHYTTAYDLALLARALVKNHPEHYNLYSEKYFHYNNINQPNRNRLLWIDPSVDGIKTGHTEEAGYCLVASAKRDNMRLVTVVLGTSSDQARTTESQKLLTYGFRYFETHKLYNGGEALQRARVYAGAQNEVELGLAQDLHVTVPRGQYGSLAASLEIPGIIKAPLAAGQNLGKIVLKLGETPLLEQPLTVIKPVEEGGWFKRLLDAVRLFFLQLFGGDGAGKS; the protein is encoded by the coding sequence ATGTTGTCTGCTTCGACCGGTGCAGAACAGCCAGTGCCCACCCCCGCGCCCGTACCGGTGGCGGTGATTCCCGGACCGCCGGCGCTGACGGCCAGTGCCTATGTGATGATGGACGCCGACAGTGGTCGCATCCTCGCGGCGCAGAATGAAAACGAGCGGATGGCACCGGCCAGCCTGACCAAGATCCTCACCAGCTACATGGTGGCTGAAGAGCTGCAAAAGGGTCGGATTCGCGAAACCGATGAGGTCAACATCAGCATCAAGGCGTGGCAGATGGGTGGCTCGCGCATGTATGTCCGCGAAGGCACCAAGGTGCCGCTGCTCGATCTGCTGCGTGGCGTGGTGATCCAGTCCGGCAATGATGCCAGTGTGGCGTTGGCGGAGCATATCTCCGGCAGCGAAGAGGCCTTTGCCGAGGAGATGAACCGGATCGCCGCCAAGATCGGCATGAAGAGCAGCCACTTCGTCAATGCGACCGGCTGGCCCTCCCCCGACCACTACACCACTGCTTACGATCTTGCGCTGCTGGCGCGGGCGCTGGTCAAAAACCACCCGGAGCACTACAACCTCTACTCCGAGAAATATTTTCACTACAACAACATCAACCAGCCCAATCGCAACCGGCTGTTGTGGATCGACCCGTCGGTCGACGGCATCAAGACCGGTCACACCGAAGAGGCCGGTTACTGTCTGGTGGCTTCGGCCAAACGTGACAACATGCGACTGGTCACGGTGGTGCTCGGCACCAGCAGCGATCAGGCGCGCACCACGGAGAGCCAGAAGCTGCTCACCTATGGCTTCCGCTATTTTGAGACCCACAAGCTTTACAACGGTGGGGAGGCCTTGCAGCGGGCCCGCGTCTACGCAGGTGCACAGAACGAGGTGGAGCTGGGTCTGGCACAGGATCTCCACGTGACAGTGCCGCGTGGGCAATATGGGTCGCTGGCGGCCAGCCTGGAGATTCCCGGCATCATCAAGGCGCCGCTCGCGGCAGGGCAGAACCTCGGCAAGATCGTGCTGAAGCTGGGCGAGACACCGCTGCTGGAGCAGCCGCTGACCGTGATCAAGCCGGTGGAAGAGGGCGGCTGGTTCAAGCGTCTGCTGGATGCAGTCAGGCTGTTCTTTCTGCAGCTTTTCGGTGGAGACGGCGCGGGCAAATCATGA